A genomic region of Pirellulales bacterium contains the following coding sequences:
- a CDS encoding macro domain-containing protein, with product MIEFVSGNLLEADAEALVNTVNCVGVMGKGIALQFKQAFPENTRAYERACRRKELQPGKMLVVPTGRVVNPRFVINFPTKKHWKGKSRIEFINSGLAALTHEIECRQIKSVAIPPLGCGNGGLNWSDVLPLIKNAFVHSSVHVLVFGPASAPVPSSMPVADKKRRITRARALFVKLIQRYGGPGYRVSRLEIQKLAYFLQESGEPLKLAFVKDKFGPYAENLNFVLQNMEGHLIRGYGDRSNSSQIELLPEASEEADAFIANDAEARQRLEDVGRLIEGFETPHGLELLATVHWVAKKELPLATDPQLAVTKVHSWNARKQRVFRAEHIQIAWRRIMGEAS from the coding sequence ATGATCGAATTCGTATCCGGCAATCTTTTGGAAGCAGACGCAGAAGCGCTTGTCAACACTGTAAACTGCGTTGGCGTAATGGGGAAAGGCATTGCGCTGCAATTCAAGCAAGCATTTCCAGAGAACACCCGCGCCTATGAGCGAGCTTGTCGTCGCAAAGAATTGCAACCTGGAAAAATGCTTGTCGTGCCAACAGGTCGAGTGGTGAATCCGAGATTCGTCATCAATTTTCCCACCAAGAAGCATTGGAAGGGGAAGTCGAGAATCGAGTTCATCAATTCCGGCCTCGCCGCACTTACGCATGAGATTGAATGTCGTCAGATCAAATCAGTCGCTATTCCACCCTTGGGATGCGGCAATGGAGGACTAAACTGGTCGGATGTCCTACCATTGATAAAAAATGCGTTTGTTCATTCGTCCGTGCATGTACTAGTGTTTGGCCCTGCGTCTGCACCGGTTCCATCGTCGATGCCAGTGGCTGACAAAAAAAGGAGAATCACTCGCGCGCGAGCACTTTTTGTAAAGCTGATTCAGCGATATGGTGGTCCCGGGTATCGGGTTTCTCGTCTCGAAATCCAGAAGCTGGCGTACTTTTTGCAAGAGTCTGGAGAACCGCTCAAACTCGCATTTGTGAAGGATAAGTTCGGGCCCTACGCGGAGAACTTAAACTTCGTCCTTCAGAACATGGAAGGGCATCTGATACGTGGCTACGGCGACAGGTCCAACAGCTCTCAGATAGAGCTCCTTCCCGAGGCTAGCGAAGAGGCCGACGCGTTTATTGCAAACGACGCCGAGGCGCGCCAGAGGTTGGAAGATGTTGGCAGACTTATTGAGGGGTTTGAAACGCCCCACGGATTGGAGCTTCTGGCAACGGTTCATTGGGTCGCGAAGAAAGAACTGCCGCTGGCAACAGACCCTCAACTCGCGGTTACGAAGGTCCATTCTTGGAACGCCCGTAAGCAACGAGTATTTCGCGCCGAGCATATTCAAATCGCGTGGCGACGAATAATGGGTGAGGCTTCTTAG
- a CDS encoding DUF4433 domain-containing protein, whose product MPGAADKGKAGKPPKTTWIYHITDLANLARIDERGEMVCMETLRAEGIEFKSIAYERIQGQRAGIEVPIGPKGCLHDYVPFYFAPRSPMLYTINRGNVPGCPNGQRDVIYLVTSAESIKNSGLDYVFTDGHGIMEVTRFFDDLNSLDQVDWDIMRARYWRDTNEDGDRRRRRQAEFLVHERMPLDLLAAIGVRNQSQVALVRAAMPSCTDVKVLVKPEWYY is encoded by the coding sequence ATGCCTGGAGCGGCGGATAAGGGCAAGGCCGGAAAACCGCCCAAGACGACATGGATCTACCACATCACCGACCTGGCAAATCTCGCGCGGATCGACGAACGCGGGGAGATGGTGTGCATGGAAACGTTACGCGCCGAGGGAATTGAGTTTAAAAGCATTGCGTACGAAAGGATTCAGGGGCAACGGGCAGGTATAGAGGTGCCTATTGGCCCCAAAGGATGCCTGCATGATTATGTTCCGTTCTATTTTGCCCCGCGATCGCCAATGCTCTATACGATCAATAGGGGCAATGTGCCGGGCTGCCCCAATGGGCAAAGGGACGTGATATACTTGGTCACAAGTGCGGAGAGCATAAAGAATTCCGGCCTAGACTATGTGTTTACCGATGGGCACGGGATTATGGAGGTTACGCGGTTTTTCGATGACCTGAATAGTCTCGATCAGGTCGATTGGGACATAATGCGGGCTCGGTATTGGCGGGATACAAACGAAGACGGTGATCGTCGCCGGAGACGGCAGGCCGAGTTTCTTGTCCATGAAAGGATGCCGCTGGATCTTCTAGCGGCGATCGGCGTCAGGAATCAATCGCAGGTCGCGTTAGTCCGGGCTGCGATGCCCTCATGCACGGATGTTAAGGTGCTTGTCAAACCGGAATGGTACTACTGA